The Streptomyces luteogriseus genome includes a window with the following:
- a CDS encoding LysR family transcriptional regulator, whose product MERPELPLPQLHAFVVLAEELHFGHAATRLGIAQPPLSQQIRRLEDKVGYALFSREPGRIGLTPAGRELLPAARHALTDLADGLTAAREAGSGRAGRLRIGFAASVALTVLPGLLRTFRGRLPAVDLDIREMTTTPQLAALRERAIDIGLLREPPAHDTELGFETVLHEPFVAVLPSSHPLATQRAVRVEQLADCPFVLMPRTVGPSLYDQITDLCITAGFTPQVTQHAVEWQTVCALVETGLGVSLAPESIRRIRLKGVAFRRIEPNAVRTRVAVAWRKNDSNPLVPRLLAALKALDQ is encoded by the coding sequence ATGGAGCGCCCTGAACTTCCCCTTCCGCAGCTGCACGCCTTCGTCGTTCTCGCCGAGGAACTCCACTTCGGCCACGCCGCTACCCGCTTGGGCATCGCCCAGCCGCCGCTGAGCCAGCAGATCCGCCGTCTGGAGGACAAGGTCGGCTACGCGCTGTTCAGCCGCGAACCCGGGCGCATCGGACTCACCCCGGCCGGCCGGGAGCTTCTCCCCGCCGCCCGGCATGCCCTGACCGACCTCGCGGACGGCCTGACCGCAGCCCGAGAGGCCGGGAGCGGCAGGGCCGGCCGCCTGCGGATCGGCTTCGCAGCCTCCGTCGCCCTCACTGTCCTCCCCGGCCTGCTGCGAACCTTCCGGGGACGACTTCCCGCCGTGGACCTGGACATCCGGGAGATGACCACCACACCGCAACTGGCCGCTCTGCGCGAAAGGGCGATCGACATCGGCCTGTTGCGCGAACCGCCTGCCCATGACACGGAACTCGGATTCGAGACCGTGCTGCACGAACCGTTCGTGGCCGTCCTGCCCTCCTCGCACCCACTCGCGACACAGCGAGCCGTCCGAGTCGAGCAGTTGGCCGACTGCCCTTTCGTGCTCATGCCGCGCACCGTCGGCCCCTCGCTGTACGACCAGATCACCGACTTGTGCATCACGGCAGGCTTCACACCCCAGGTGACTCAGCACGCCGTGGAATGGCAGACCGTCTGCGCCCTGGTGGAAACCGGCCTGGGCGTGTCACTGGCCCCGGAGAGCATCCGCCGTATCCGCCTCAAAGGCGTTGCCTTTCGCAGGATCGAGCCCAACGCAGTGCGCACACGAGTCGCCGTCGCTTGGCGCAAGAACGACTCAAACCCCCTCGTCCCACGCCTCCTGGCGGCTCTCAAAGCCCTGGACCAGTGA
- a CDS encoding RidA family protein: protein MTERRSILSGSTFEEQIGYARAVVDGDWVHVSGTTGFDYTTMTISDDVVEQAEQCLRNIEVALTEAKCTFADVVRVRYLLPDRADFEPCWPVLRRAFGEVRPAATMLMCGLADPRMKIEIEVYARRITAQPPA, encoded by the coding sequence ATGACGGAGCGACGTTCAATACTCAGCGGCTCGACGTTCGAGGAACAAATCGGCTATGCCCGCGCTGTGGTCGACGGCGACTGGGTCCATGTGTCCGGAACAACCGGATTCGACTACACCACCATGACGATTTCCGACGACGTGGTGGAGCAGGCGGAGCAGTGTTTGCGCAACATCGAGGTCGCCCTGACCGAAGCGAAGTGCACCTTCGCTGACGTGGTGCGGGTGCGCTACCTGCTGCCCGACCGGGCGGACTTCGAGCCCTGCTGGCCGGTGCTACGTCGCGCGTTCGGAGAGGTCCGGCCGGCCGCCACCATGCTCATGTGCGGCCTCGCCGACCCCCGCATGAAGATCGAGATCGAGGTGTACGCCCGGCGGATCACCGCGCAACCGCCCGCGTGA
- a CDS encoding phosphoribosyltransferase encodes MGDDPPLSDRHSLDMLGLSEDRLAPDMARERIELHRRELRYRGDRSRPEIKDRAVILIDDGLATGATARAALRHLRHLRYLRRQGPARLILAVPVCAPDTAAATRSEADDVVCLHQPPDFLTVGQWYDDFDQASDEEVMQALHEHGAPAGRR; translated from the coding sequence GTGGGTGACGATCCCCCGCTGTCCGACCGGCATTCACTGGACATGCTCGGCCTGAGCGAGGACCGACTCGCCCCGGACATGGCCCGCGAGCGGATCGAGCTGCACCGCCGGGAACTGCGGTACCGAGGTGACCGCTCCAGGCCCGAAATCAAGGACCGGGCCGTGATCCTCATCGATGACGGGCTCGCCACCGGCGCCACCGCACGCGCCGCCCTGCGCCACCTGCGCCACCTGCGCTACCTGCGCCGCCAGGGCCCGGCGCGGCTGATCCTTGCCGTCCCCGTCTGTGCTCCCGACACCGCCGCAGCGACGCGCTCGGAAGCCGATGACGTCGTCTGTCTGCACCAGCCGCCGGACTTCCTCACAGTCGGACAGTGGTACGACGACTTCGACCAGGCCAGCGACGAGGAGGTCATGCAGGCACTGCACGAACACGGTGCCCCGGCAGGCAGGCGTTGA